A single region of the Saprospiraceae bacterium genome encodes:
- a CDS encoding lysophospholipid acyltransferase family protein: MSKVSRNKQTSRWKRKKAGEKKITPPGAKVKFKLRIKDPFGQILVLKRALTGLLGLATYPGINIVNKTKVEGNKYLVKLPKTNVLFVSNHQTYYADVIALIHIFCSVKWRFKNLNLPFYLLVPRVNTYYIAAEETMKESGLLPQIFAYTGAVTVKRSWRHKGEDIQRGADVKAPAKIEKALNFGWVITFPQGTTTPHAPVQKGTASIIKAFNPLVVPVEIDGFRQAFGKKGLQLKEKGVKLSVKFKEPIRFGEDATVAEIHQFLENHLNKDPSTS; the protein is encoded by the coding sequence ATGAGTAAAGTTTCAAGGAATAAACAAACGTCTCGATGGAAAAGAAAAAAGGCAGGTGAAAAAAAAATTACCCCCCCTGGTGCTAAGGTCAAGTTTAAACTTAGAATCAAGGACCCCTTTGGTCAAATTCTGGTCTTAAAAAGAGCCTTGACCGGGCTACTTGGCCTGGCGACCTACCCAGGCATTAATATCGTTAATAAAACGAAAGTGGAAGGCAATAAATACCTGGTAAAATTGCCCAAAACAAATGTCCTGTTCGTCTCAAATCACCAAACCTATTACGCTGATGTTATTGCCTTGATACACATCTTTTGTAGTGTCAAATGGCGGTTTAAAAACCTCAACCTACCTTTCTATTTGTTAGTTCCAAGGGTAAATACTTATTATATTGCTGCAGAAGAAACAATGAAAGAAAGTGGGCTGCTACCGCAAATATTTGCTTATACAGGTGCCGTGACCGTCAAAAGATCATGGCGACATAAAGGAGAAGATATCCAACGAGGTGCCGACGTCAAAGCACCTGCTAAAATTGAGAAAGCCCTCAATTTTGGCTGGGTGATTACCTTCCCGCAAGGAACAACAACACCCCATGCCCCCGTTCAAAAAGGAACGGCAAGTATCATTAAAGCATTTAACCCCCTGGTAGTGCCAGTCGAAATTGATGGCTTCCGACAGGCATTTGGCAAAAAAGGGCTACAATTAAAAGAAAAAGGCGTGAAGCTCTCCGTTAAATTCAAAGAGCCCATACGCTTTGGCGAAGACGCCACGGTAGCAGAAATCCACCAATTCCTGGAAAATCACCTCAATAAAGACCCGTCAACGAGCTGA